Below is a window of Methylosinus sp. PW1 DNA.
TTCGTGGAACGTTTGCCGCGGCGCTTGCGCGACGGCGAATTCTCGAGCGGCCTGCGCCATTGAGCGCGCTTTTCCGCTTACGCGCGTGAAAAAGCCGATAAAACCAGTTGTCGAGACGCTCTCCGAGCCGCTGCGCGATCTTTCCGCTCTGCCCGCGCCGGTGCGCGCGCTGCGCGAGAAGATCCTCGCCGCTTGCGAGACGGGCGACATAGAAGCGCTGCGCATTCCGATCGACTGGAACGAGGTGCGCCCCTTGTTCGAGCGCGGCGCGCGGCGGCCGGCGGGCGCCGATCCGATCGAGACCTTGAAATCGCTCTCATTCGATCGCGCGGGACGCGAGACGCTCTCGCTCGCGCGCGCCGTATTGTCGCAGCCTTTTCTGCGCATCGCGCGCGGGCCGTTCGAGAGCTATGAATGGCCCGCTTTCGCGCGACGTCCCGCGCCGCCGGCGAGCGAGGAAGAGGCGCGCGCGCTCTGGGCCTGCGTGCGCTTCGCCGATCTCGCCGCGTCCAATGCCGACGGCCGCCCGAAGGTGATGCGGATCGGCGTCGGCGCGGATGGCGTCTGGCACTATTTCTGGAACGCGGAATGAGCGCGCCGAGCTGATCTCGAGACGCGCGGCGCCCGACGAACGCGCCTCAGGCGAGACGCGCGGCGGAGCGCAGCTGATCGCGCGCGCGGCGACGATCCTGCACGGGCTGATAAGCGATCTGCGAATGATAACCGCAATAGGGGCTGCCGCCGCCGCCCGGCGAGCGCGCGCCGCAGAAGCGAAACTCGGCCGATGTCGGATCGCCGATCGGCCAACGGCACATCGACTCTCTGAGCTCCATCAGCGTGACGCGTTCGGACATTGGAATGACGACTTCCTCTTGCGGACGGGCGTCCGGCATCACCAGCGCGCGCGGCGCGAGAGCCAGCGCGACATTGCCGACGACAGCGGGCGCATGTCCGTGATGCATCCGCGGCGCGGCGACCTGCTGCGGGCGTTGCGGTTTCGCGACGCGTGGACGCGCTGCTATGGGCGTCTTGGCGCGCTGCGCGAGTCCGAGACGATGAATCTTACCAATAACGGCGTTGCGCGTGATGCCTGCGCCGATCTCGGCAGCCACCTGACTGGCGCTGAGGCCGTCGTTCCAGAGCTTGCGTAGCATCTCGACGCGCTCGTCGGTCCAGGACATTAAGGTCCTCCTCGATTAAGCCGGCTTCAGCCGAGAGAATCGGCGAACGCTCGCGCAACCGGCGACGCCGGAGTCGACAAGACGCGCACACACTCGAATGAAGGCGCCACACGAGATGTCGTGGGCGATGACGCGAACGCTACTCTACCAGTTGAATCACGCGCAAGAGTCCCTGGCAAGCGAAACAGCGTTCCCCACAAGGTAATGCCGCTCATTCCCCGCAGGTGTTGCGCGAAAGACTCACTATGGGCGTCGAAACGCATGGGATTTCACGCATGGCGGCGCATCTGGCGGCGCATTTCGCCGCGCGCGAACGTCTCTATATGCGTCATCGGCGCACGGCGGCTTTGTCGCGCGGTCGATCGCGACGGCTCCGGCGCCGTCGTTTCGCCGCAGTCCCGGCGCCGCGTCGCCTCGAAGAATGCGGCGGGAATGGGATTTGACCCGCGCAAGGGGAGGACCTAGAATGTTTCCACGAGAAAGATGCCGCCCCAGAAGGGCGGCACTTTGATTTTCAGACCCTCGCTGCATGGCGGCCGCTGCATGGCGGCGCGACCCGACGGGCGCCGGCGAGCCGAGGTCTCTCCGAAGGAGTCGCCAAGTGGTTTCGGCGCTGTTTCCGACCTATGCGCGGGCCGATCTCGCCTTCGAGCGGGGCGAAGGCGCCTGGCTCACCGCCAGCGACGGCGAGCGCTATCTCGACTTCGGCGCCGGCGTCGCGGTCAATTCGCTCGGCCATGGCCATCCGCATCTCGTCGGCGCCTTGACGGCCGCCGCGGCGAAGCCCTGGCACGTCTCCAATCTCTTTCAGATTCCAGAGGCCGAGCGCCTCGCGCGCCGCCTCGCGCAGGCGACATTCGCCGATCTCGTCTTCTTCACCAATTCGGGCGCCGAGGCGGTCGAATGCGCGATCAAGACGGCGCGGAAATTCCATGCGGTGGAAGGTCGGCCGGAGCGCTATCGCCTCATCACTTTCGAGGGCGCCTTCCACGGCCGCACGCTGGCGACCATCGCCGCCGGCGGCAATCCCAAATATCTCGACGGCTTCGGCCCGCCGACCGACGGCTTCGACCAGGCGCCCTATGGCGATCTCGAGGCCGTGCGCGCGCTCGTCGGCCCGCAGACGGCCGGCGTGCTGCTGGAGCCTATTCAAGGCGAGGGCGGCGTGCGCGCGGCGCCGCCCCGCTTTTTGGCCGGCCTGCGCGAGCTCTGCGACGCGCATGGGCTGCTGCTCGTCGTGGACGAGGTGCAGACGGGCATCGGCCGCACCGGGCGTTTCCTGGCGGTCGAGCATTCCGGCGTGAGGCCGGACATCGCCGCTCTGGCCAAAGGCATAGGCGGCGGCTTTCCGCTCGGCGCCTGCCTCGCCACGGCGGAG
It encodes the following:
- a CDS encoding GcrA family cell cycle regulator, yielding MSWTDERVEMLRKLWNDGLSASQVAAEIGAGITRNAVIGKIHRLGLAQRAKTPIAARPRVAKPQRPQQVAAPRMHHGHAPAVVGNVALALAPRALVMPDARPQEEVVIPMSERVTLMELRESMCRWPIGDPTSAEFRFCGARSPGGGGSPYCGYHSQIAYQPVQDRRRARDQLRSAARLA
- a CDS encoding aspartate aminotransferase family protein, with amino-acid sequence MVSALFPTYARADLAFERGEGAWLTASDGERYLDFGAGVAVNSLGHGHPHLVGALTAAAAKPWHVSNLFQIPEAERLARRLAQATFADLVFFTNSGAEAVECAIKTARKFHAVEGRPERYRLITFEGAFHGRTLATIAAGGNPKYLDGFGPPTDGFDQAPYGDLEAVRALVGPQTAGVLLEPIQGEGGVRAAPPRFLAGLRELCDAHGLLLVVDEVQTGIGRTGRFLAVEHSGVRPDIAALAKGIGGGFPLGACLATAEAGKGMTVGAHGSTYGGNPLATAVGNAVLDVVLEPGFVERVAGLGVLFRQKLAELEDRHSSIIESVRGEGLMFGLKTRVPNGDFAAAAREAKLLTIPASDNVVRLLPPLIVGENELAEAARRLDAACVKLESAGAAR